The Cyclopterus lumpus isolate fCycLum1 chromosome 12, fCycLum1.pri, whole genome shotgun sequence genome window below encodes:
- the rpl37 gene encoding 60S ribosomal protein L37 produces MTKGTSSFGKRRNKTHTLCRRCGSKAYHLQKSSCGKCGYPEKRKRKYNWSAKAKRRNTTGTGRLRHLKVVYRRFRNGFREGTTPKPRRAAVAASSSS; encoded by the exons ATG ACCAAGGGAACATCCTCTTTCGGTAAGCGCCGGAACAAGACGCACACCTTGTGCCGTCGTTGCGGGTCCAAGGCTTACCACCTGCAGAAGTCCTCCTGTGGAAAGTGTGGCTACCCCGAGAAGCGCAAGAGAAAGT acAACTGGAGCGCCAAGGCCAAGAGGAGGAACACCACTGGAACCGGCCGTCTGAGACACCTGAAGGTTGTGTACCGCAGATTCAG GAATGGTTTCAGGGAAGGCACCACCCCCAAACCCAGACGCGCTGCAGTGGCCGCCTCCAGCTCATCCTAA
- the st8sia5 gene encoding alpha-2,8-sialyltransferase 8E isoform X1, with amino-acid sequence MLRRRMGYADPSAGKDILGNRSLCFMFICAFGLVTLLQQILYGKNYIKSAQQFSRLKGDETGNWTGPVNFLDDGSLKPARNGRKRCFRQNFQPDSQISVIVTPCLADIKKKKKRYLENYDGSYEYNSTACRELRQEIMDVKVLTMVKTSDLFERWRNLQVCRWEQNKEENSNFKMSLSRCCNAPSFLFTTKRNTPAGTKLRYEVDTSGILPITTEVFKMFPDDMPYSKSQYKKCAVIGNGGIIKNTKCGKEIDSADFVFRCNIPPINEKYSADVGTKTDLVTINPSIITERFQKLEKWRRPFYEVLQNYENSSVVLPAFYNTRNTDVSFRVKYMLDDFDSQRGVFFFHPQYLLNVQRFWAVQGVRAKRVSSGLMLVTAALEMCEEVHLYGFWAFPMNPSGIFITHHYYDNVKPRPGFHAMPHEIFNFIHMHTRGIINVHTGPCT; translated from the exons ATGCTGCGCCGAAGAATGGGATACGCCGACCCATCCGCGGGTAAAGATATACTCGGCAATAGGTCTCTTTGTTTCATGTTCATTTGCGCATTTGGACTCGTCACGCTACTGCAACAGATTCTCTATGGGAAAAACTACATTAAGAG TGCGCAACAGTTTAGCCGACTCAAAGGGGACGAGACAGGAAATTGGACCGGTCCCGTTAATTTCTTGGATGATGGATCTCTGAAGCCGGCCAGAAATGGAAGGAAAAG ATGTTTCCGTCAGAATTTTCAGCCAGATTCACAGATCTCCGTAATAGTCACACCCTGCCTAGCTGatattaagaagaaaaaaaaaag GTATCTGGAAAACTACGATGGCTCATATGAATACAACTCCACTGCATGCAGGGAGCTCAGACAGGAGATTATGGACGTCAAAGTCTTGACAAT GGTGAAAACCTCGGATCTGTTTGAGAGATGGCGAAACCTGCAGGTGTGTAGATGGGAGCAGAACAAGGAGGAGAACAGCAACTTCAA GATGTCTCTGTCTCGCTGCTGTAATGCTCCTTCCTTTCTGTTCACCACCAAGAGGAACACTCCTGCAGGGACCAAACTGAGGTACGAGGTGGATACCAGTGGTATTCTTCCCATCACCACTGAAGTCTTCAAGATGTTCCCAGAT GATATGCCGTATTCCAAATCGCAGTACAAGAAATGTGCTGTTATTGGAAATGGCGGCATCATCAAGAACACCAAATGTGGAAAGGAAATTGACTCAGCAGATTTTGTGTTTAG GTGCAACATACCACCCATCAATGAGAAGTACTCAGCTGATGTTGGCACTAAAACAGATCTGGTGACAATAAATCCGAGCATTATTACTGAGAG ATTTCAGAAGCTGGAGAAATGGCGGCGACCCTTTTACGAGGTCCTCCAGAATTACGAGAACTCCTCGGTGGTGCTTCCCGCCTTCTACAACACCCGCAACACCGATGTATCTTTCAGAGTCAAGTACATGCTGGATGACTTCGACTCCCAGCGAGGCGTGTTCTTCTTCCACCCGCAGTACCTGCTCAACGTGCAGAGGTTCTGGGCGGTGCAGGGCGTCCGGGCCAAGCGGGTCAGCAGCGGCCTGATGCTCGTGACCGCCGCCTTAGAGATGTGCGAGGAGGTCCACCTCTACGGTTTCTGGGCGTTTCCCATGAACCCCTCGGGCATCTTCATCACCCACCATTACTATGACAACGTCAAGCCGCGGCCGGGCTTCCACGCCATGCCCCACGAAATTTTCAACTTCATTCACATGCATACTCGTGGGATCATCAATGTACACACGGGGCCGTGCACGTGA
- the st8sia5 gene encoding alpha-2,8-sialyltransferase 8E isoform X2, with protein sequence MLRRRMGYADPSAGKDILGNRSLCFMFICAFGLVTLLQQILYGKNYIKSAQQFSRLKGDETGNWTGPVNFLDDGSLKPARNGRKRYLENYDGSYEYNSTACRELRQEIMDVKVLTMVKTSDLFERWRNLQVCRWEQNKEENSNFKMSLSRCCNAPSFLFTTKRNTPAGTKLRYEVDTSGILPITTEVFKMFPDDMPYSKSQYKKCAVIGNGGIIKNTKCGKEIDSADFVFRCNIPPINEKYSADVGTKTDLVTINPSIITERFQKLEKWRRPFYEVLQNYENSSVVLPAFYNTRNTDVSFRVKYMLDDFDSQRGVFFFHPQYLLNVQRFWAVQGVRAKRVSSGLMLVTAALEMCEEVHLYGFWAFPMNPSGIFITHHYYDNVKPRPGFHAMPHEIFNFIHMHTRGIINVHTGPCT encoded by the exons ATGCTGCGCCGAAGAATGGGATACGCCGACCCATCCGCGGGTAAAGATATACTCGGCAATAGGTCTCTTTGTTTCATGTTCATTTGCGCATTTGGACTCGTCACGCTACTGCAACAGATTCTCTATGGGAAAAACTACATTAAGAG TGCGCAACAGTTTAGCCGACTCAAAGGGGACGAGACAGGAAATTGGACCGGTCCCGTTAATTTCTTGGATGATGGATCTCTGAAGCCGGCCAGAAATGGAAGGAAAAG GTATCTGGAAAACTACGATGGCTCATATGAATACAACTCCACTGCATGCAGGGAGCTCAGACAGGAGATTATGGACGTCAAAGTCTTGACAAT GGTGAAAACCTCGGATCTGTTTGAGAGATGGCGAAACCTGCAGGTGTGTAGATGGGAGCAGAACAAGGAGGAGAACAGCAACTTCAA GATGTCTCTGTCTCGCTGCTGTAATGCTCCTTCCTTTCTGTTCACCACCAAGAGGAACACTCCTGCAGGGACCAAACTGAGGTACGAGGTGGATACCAGTGGTATTCTTCCCATCACCACTGAAGTCTTCAAGATGTTCCCAGAT GATATGCCGTATTCCAAATCGCAGTACAAGAAATGTGCTGTTATTGGAAATGGCGGCATCATCAAGAACACCAAATGTGGAAAGGAAATTGACTCAGCAGATTTTGTGTTTAG GTGCAACATACCACCCATCAATGAGAAGTACTCAGCTGATGTTGGCACTAAAACAGATCTGGTGACAATAAATCCGAGCATTATTACTGAGAG ATTTCAGAAGCTGGAGAAATGGCGGCGACCCTTTTACGAGGTCCTCCAGAATTACGAGAACTCCTCGGTGGTGCTTCCCGCCTTCTACAACACCCGCAACACCGATGTATCTTTCAGAGTCAAGTACATGCTGGATGACTTCGACTCCCAGCGAGGCGTGTTCTTCTTCCACCCGCAGTACCTGCTCAACGTGCAGAGGTTCTGGGCGGTGCAGGGCGTCCGGGCCAAGCGGGTCAGCAGCGGCCTGATGCTCGTGACCGCCGCCTTAGAGATGTGCGAGGAGGTCCACCTCTACGGTTTCTGGGCGTTTCCCATGAACCCCTCGGGCATCTTCATCACCCACCATTACTATGACAACGTCAAGCCGCGGCCGGGCTTCCACGCCATGCCCCACGAAATTTTCAACTTCATTCACATGCATACTCGTGGGATCATCAATGTACACACGGGGCCGTGCACGTGA